The DNA segment TTTGTGGCAGATAGAACAGGCCCGTCCCCTTCATGAAGGCAGGCAGCAGATCCTCACGGTCGTGGGGATCGACCAGTGCCACGCGCATATCACCGCCCTCCCGCTTCCAGTTGAGTATGACGAGAGCATCCATGGTGCTTTTCAGGGAAAACCTGCCCGGACCGTAGCACTCATCAATAAGAGCATCATATTTATGCTCCAATTGCCACAAATCCTCCGTGGGCATGGCAAGGAACTCTTCACGGAGTTCAGATTCCACTATCCGGCTCAGGTCTGGATTATTCAAGGCGGTTCCAGGGTTGATCCGTGGTTGTTTGGCAACACCGAACATGGTCAGTCCTTCACCGCTCTCCTCGACCATGATTCTGTCATTACTGACAAAAGTCGTGCCCTTGCTCATCAGATGCAGGGCCAATGTGGACTTCCCCGCACCGGAAAAACCAGCCAATGATATTCCGCGTTCATTGTGAATAACTCCGGCAGCATGCCCAAGAAACCCACCCATGTTGAGCTTCCACTCTATGAATCTGTTGTTGATGAAGTTGATAACCTGGTTGGAATTGTCCAGGCAGGGACCTATGGCGCAATTTTCACCCTGACCAAAAATAAAATGCATGCCTGTTAGCCTCTTGCGGACAATTCTGCCGTCAGCCAGGTCCACCCATTCTTCCTTGATTTTGGTTTTTCCCGGATCCGGTGTTTTGACGGAAAAATCAAAATCAAGA comes from the Pseudodesulfovibrio piezophilus C1TLV30 genome and includes:
- a CDS encoding HprK-related kinase B, coding for MKLTGNTREELVGRIRNDIPATHTLFLDFGGCLIRVDSSTAALHEALADYFKEFVTTSGAAMITVSAHECHTLALDFDFSVKTPDPGKTKIKEEWVDLADGRIVRKRLTGMHFIFGQGENCAIGPCLDNSNQVINFINNRFIEWKLNMGGFLGHAAGVIHNERGISLAGFSGAGKSTLALHLMSKGTTFVSNDRIMVEESGEGLTMFGVAKQPRINPGTALNNPDLSRIVESELREEFLAMPTEDLWQLEHKYDALIDECYGPGRFSLKSTMDALVILNWKREGGDMRVALVDPHDREDLLPAFMKGTGLFYLPQNPDRREDPGIEAYADMLSRTNLIEISGGVDFEKAADICLKYMETGILS